GAATGagtaggaaatagtaaacactataacaaatagagatttgaaatagtaatattgaagttaattgtaaattataataGTTAGAAATACCAATTATTGTAATTAGAACCCAAATATGAACTATGTTGTAGCCCACTCCACCAACATCAAGTTGGTGGCCCAAATTAAATACCCCTAAGGTTTTAAGAAGAGGATTAGAGGGTTCCTAAAGtaactattttaaattattatatgatatttaaaatttttcaaaataattttagagaaaagagataattttaaaactttactGATGACGAAGTGAATGCACTCACAAATCAAGTTTGAACATATGTTTGAGTTCTACTCTCAATGTGCATGCTTACGTACAACTTCCTTGACCATAGATCGGATTCTAGGTTCTTTCCTCTAGTCTAAAGTCGATTCAAGATCAAAGCAAAGGGCAGGTATATCGGATTTCATCCTCTGCTTATGTAGGGATTCAAGGCACCGCCTCAAAGCGTCATGGACACACTTAATTGTCTTGTAATTACATGAACTTGTTCAATCagccaatttttttaaatctattttaaaatttagttactaaaaagatatatttgaaaatatcagAGATCAAACGCATATTATTAAATCATCAAACATAATAGAagatttttccattaaaaataattttgaaacatatATAAAAACTCAAGATGATATAGCAACATAAAGCtagattaaaagaaatttttttctatataatatGGGCTGTAAGATTTGTTTCCCTCCTTTGAGTTTGGTGTAAATATTGTCATTTGTTACACTCAATCTATCATCAGTCTTTGATCCCTCTCCACTAAAAAGACATTGATATGAAAGTACAACCATCCAATCCCATTCCCTACAAACTTCCCAATAACCCAAAAAGATTATTTGATTGAGATGGCTTCCTTTAAAATTAGGCAAATATAAGACATGCATCTATCTAATCAGTCATTTATTGATTCTCATGACTCAAACTTTAGTTTTTGTACATTTGACGTATAGAATTGaaattgataattattatttgaaaaattagattaTTTGTGAAGTTAGATTGTTTGTATTTAGAATGTAATGTAAGTTGAATTAAGTTGAAATATCTATGTTTAAGGTGTTAAGTTGAATTGAATTGAGTTGCATCAGAAAGTCTATGTTTGGAGtatagagttgagttgagttggaatATCTAGTGCAATTTtgtaaacaaaattgattttgtattagtttttttttaattttttttaattttcaactatacacataattttttttctaaaatatttagtactaaaatatgtttatttttttcattcttaaaacataacaaattccTACACAGTAATAtacataaattttgaaatcaattttttaaccCTCtgttatataacatatttttctttccattcCTAAACACCGTTATACtacaaacaaatgaaaaaaaatttaaattacttAGCACTTGATCATTAAtacttaaaaagtttaaaaattgaacaacttttttgtttttctttcttgaataatataacatattttcacCACACAATTTAAACACTCAATTgcataacaattttatttacatCTCAATGGCATGTCATATTTCAATAAATGAACATTTTTCTCTAATCCCCAACCTTCAATTTTTAACCCTCAATTAATCTTAACTCAACCATAaatattagtttaaaaaatcaattcttATCTTATTTTTTGCTCATTAGTTGGAGAAAATGTGCAATTAATTTGGGTCCTACAAtaaaaataactataattagattaaaataaaattaaaattaaacatactaCAACATATTTTGAAAGGTTAGAATACATTAGATTAAAACAGCATGACTAAACAAGGCAGAGTAGAGATTGATCTAAAAAAAGATGTatgaaacaaaattaattcaacatctaatttattataaaagaaaggaaataaaaatagcTTTTTCGAgaaataaaaagtatttttctagcacagttttatatgaatttaaaaaataaaaaacataagtGGAAAGCAAAATAGTTACAAAAAAGGATTGCAcgatctttatatatatatatataatcagaaaaattaaaagaatattgtctttttagaaactatttaggaaaatattgttgttttcaaactatttgtaaaaatattgttgttgttttttttaaataagtcgagggttgaaaattcgacctagatagATCGAATTTTGAACCTTCGACCTTTCTTTCttgtacgtcgaactttgaaccgtcgaccttgcccttcctaacatgattattgagtctgtttaattatcattccggagaccttcctctatcaaaagatcgtatttctaaattttcataaggtccccctggaattccttccaaagcctgttgaataatttttacggattctgtcatctcagcaagtctgactaaataacgaaCTAATGAATCTCtttctttttgccactgaacttcctaatcaaattcgagagcgagatagggagattttgatagagagcgagaatagcgtacaaattttccttttttttttcctttttaattataacacattccaccttcttctttctaatctttttttttaaatttttcattttataaaaacaatttctaaaaatattttattattttgtttaaactCTAAAaggaataaattaaaaaaataataactcataaaaaaaatgtaaattaaatatctcatttatataaaaataattacaaaaatcaatgtgtcccacgaGGCAGAcatcgtcgatttcgagctggttgtcgtcgttaacttcgaacttgaggttgcttgggttcttcttgatgttgctctagtACCTCtacaggcgcttcataatataaatattcattatgttctccacgaccccgaccatgtccatgcacgtatgaagacgaaggaccagcctctgagtcataatgtcctgaaccaaattcgcaacctcacggagtctactatTGTTCGatctccatctctcgaccaaggctgtgatcagatgccagtccaactgaacAAATCCTGCCTCTCGATGTCtacaagatatttctccagtagtacgatctcacCATAAAacatatgatcgatgaatggactggtcgtacaaaacatcgggatcaacagATTCTAGGtttatcttgacgctccaatgcatcccttatttctgctcttcttttctcgaaatagttcacgcatttgaagaatgttatctgagcaagagcatttataggaaacattcgagctcctttgaggactccatttatgcactctgatagatttgtcgtcatcacctatatctgaatcctccatcatgtgcctgagtccattgctctaaactaatgttgccaaaaaaacttagacagcttcgatttattcctttgatatcttcaattgctttgataaacttttgaatttgaaactgacacctgacacgataaacataatttttcaatgaattaaatttatacttttttattgaagttgctcACGATATGTTGTAAGCATaaacgatggtgacatttcggtcccgtccaaccatttgctgggttgttcactgctgcaattataccagcatgtcgatctgaaattaaacacaccttttcgtgtgttacaatttctctcaggtgtttcatacttagtgatctcaaATAAGCCATCATACTGAGCGGTACTGTTCATataacaagtggcaagcattcggcattccatgctcgcattttatggccgtttgctcacattttaacatgaactacgaagatcTTATTAaggactactacaaattgtcaacgtatgctgaatgttactctcttcaatttcaacctgtaccaCATGAAGATTACTAGATCACGCACCTAATATGTCTGTCTTACATCCTGATTCATCGTTGTTGAGAAGACCTGGTAGACCGAAAAGTTCatgttatcacaacgagatggattagacagaaccagccactcgacaacgatgtggattttgtaactaGTTAGGAgataatcgaaggaagtgtccttcgttactaaaACGGactccagatagttagggattgaataataaataaatttttttattatatattcattttattgtatattcaatttttttattataatttattgtatattcattttttttataataatctactgtatattcaattttttttttttttttgtaatcaataaagttttacattataataatctaatatattcaatttatagtataataatctaatatatttaatttattcaatttattgtctaatgattattcattAATAGTATaatatctaatatattcaattatttgttaatgattatattcaattatagtataataatatatacctattaataaattcaatttgttttcttaatgaatattaattatagtataCATAcactaatatattcaatttgttgtctaatgattattcaattatagtatgattattagctattttttctttttttatatatatttctatggaaagttcaaataaagtgaagattctcgctctctcctgagatctcgctctctcactctcgctctctcctaagatctcgctccgCTCTCTTCGTAAGATCTCGCTCTTTCGCTCTCACTCTATCCTAAGATCTCGttctctcactctcactctgCCTctctaagatctcgctctctctcaatatcttgCTCCTCTgtccattaatgattactagctttcatttcttctggaacaatcacaaacactttttttattatggatctactaccagaaactcaatgcgtaatcttagcattcaatgtgtattcatgaataatctcatttttcaattattcaatcATTTCATTTTACTAAATTCAATGTTATCAGATTAGtcaatataaattaaatctcgctctctccaacattctcgctttgaatctcgctctctcctaaaatcTCGCTTTGAATCACGCTCTTCTTAAAATCTCgttcaatatctcgctctctcttactaTCTCGCTTTGAAGAATCTGCTTCAGCCTACTTATCTTTTTAATcgctttgaagtttcgacatgtgtgtaaccttcgacaacctaatatacaaaattttgtttgtagaTAAAAGCTAATTtggaattgtctttcattccaaggcataacttgtatccatgtGCTTCATATTTGTCTGGAGTTCGTTCCCAGAAATATAGCCATCCCCACCCCCtcacgtcaatcccacaagcctccgtctaattcgaaatgataaaaaatgcataggttgttagaagcagctcgagtacacatatacatatattataccatctcattactttatttcctctatgagggaaaaagaaaagtaataaacctacAATCTCGAGAgtggatgtgtgtcgaaactttaaccttcgacaacctaagcgagattcgcgagattttccttgtcgagggttgaagtttcggcttatgtattgtttccaagtttttctttgtttgtcgagttttcaacgttcgacctccacattaatcgagttctcaacgttcgacctctagcctcgaactcccaaaacaacaatatttctctaataagtttcaaaacaacaatatttctctaataagttttgataacaacaatattaatattaaaggtcctaTATAATCACATTTCTACATACAAATATTGTATTTAACATAGACataatactattatttatataaccaACAACCCTACAATATACTTTAACGGACATAGAATGTATAAGTTGAACATGCACAAAGTTAGGGTTGTCATTATAGATATTTTACATGTTCACAAAAAATAGGGTTATTGTTAAGGGTCTCGTTAGAGGTGGCTTTCATTGAACTTGGTCCTTTAGTGAATGTTAGTGTTGGTTGTTAGAGGTAGTTGTCACTAGAGTTGATTATCCAAGGTGAACTATACACTTTATGTACTAATTTACGTCTCGGAGTGTGGTTAGCGCAATACTATATCGGTGTGAGTAACTCTCACATAAGTCAACTCGAAGTATGAGACCATATCAAAGAAGCTAGCTTGCAATTACGATGACGAGCGTGTCTGAGTTTCCTGTGCCAACAATAGtatcattatattatatcatgTAATAGTAATTGATGATATTTATTATCTTCTATGAAAttggtttttttattaaaaaagaaaagaaaataaaaggaatttTAATGCATTTAATTTAGAccctgtttggtaactattttgtttttttaatttttgtttttaaaattaagtctatagatattattttcatctctaaatttcttacttttttatctatttttttaccaACTGTTTAAAAAATCTAgcgaaattttgaaaactaaaaaaagtaacttttttaaaattatttttattagtaaaatttgactaagaattcaacaattatcCTAAAACTATGCAAACTGATATAAGAAATGATgaagaaataggtttaatttttaaaaataaaaaacaaaaagtgaaATAATTATCGAAGTTATACaagtttaaaaaaatctcataccagagatataattattatatatatcataGATCTCTTTAGTTAAAGTTTATTTGCTTCGTAGTAGTAGATACGAGCATTAAGCATCACTTTCTAAagcaacaaaaaaataaaattgaaaagatgaATGACTCTTTTTAGTAATCATTTGGATATCTGTATCTTTGTTtgttagttttttaatttttgttttgtttcttaaatttagataaaaattCATATCTTTACCTAGAAAATATGGAATTATGatgattaaagaaaaaaaaaaatcaagaaccaaaaattaaagtattatttgattgtttttgtttttgaaaattaaacctatagataCTATTTCTATCTCTACCTTTTACcgatgatttaaaaaaccaacccaattttttaaaacaaaaaaaatagcttttgaaaaattgtttttgtttgtgaaatttgactaagaattcaagcaTTATATCGAAGAAAGATACacatcattgtaaaaaatgagaagaaaatagatttaattttcaaaaataaaaaataaagaacaaaatggttataaaataaatcctaaaaaaaatcaaagcagCGAAtcgaaataattattattaaagttGTGAAGAATTCTAAAAACTATTGTAAAAAATATCGTATAGACTGGGGAGTAAGGCAGAGGTacattaacttttaaaattttttatattggtCACTAACATAAAAGTTTGATTTAATGCAGTCTGTACATCATTATGATGATTTATTGATATATAATAATACAAATTACactttatttttgaaaacaaatattaaaaatgtattGTCCACTTCATAATTAATGTTAATAGACAACCCACTGTTTTAAGAAATACGTGGACAAATTAATGTAAGTGTATTAACTAAACATTCGCATTTAAATATGCAAGTCAAAAACTATTTCTTTTACCCAacatttttctagaaaaatgaAGACTAACCatacatttcttttttaattaaaacacaAAGGATAAGCttttaaaatgttgaaaatagaCTGGACTACTTTGAGAAGTAACGgtaaaattgaagaataaaatcattaaaagaaacaaagaaaaagaaaaagaaaagtgcgACCATCTATGTTTTCGttagaaaaaggaaataaaaatgagACTGGTGGTGTTgaattttaaaacatgtttcaaaaatggaaataaatgTGGCTTGTTCTCCAAACCATAGAAGTTTGCCCATGCTTTGTCAGTCCCAAGTTCTTTGgtaatttcaatttttccattttgacgGCTGACCCATTGCATGTAACACGTGCTAATTGTAGGGGCAAAATTACAAGTGACTTTTGTTGAATATATAACATCTTAATACACTAGTAAATTAATTACATCTCAACTAAAAACGATAtactaaatgtataatattcaaacttAAATATACATTAGATGATATAACAAGGCTTAGATATATAGAAATAATCAAATACttgaaaaaatctcaaaatttttgGAGATTCAAAATATAGTCAAGACACATTTCTGATAAGTATTGTCTTGAAGACAATTATTCATTGTGCACAGGCTACAAATAGATTACATCGATTGTCTCAGTAAGATACAATGACTAAATCTAATATTTGCAGAACTCTTAGATACTTACTTTCAACTCATGaacaaaagagagaaagaaaggagATAACTAACTCTTCAATTTTGGGATGGGATGCTACAAATTAAGAAGCAAATTGCTATTTTTTAGACTAGCAACTTAGTAACTCTCCAAAATGCAAGatgaaatcaaataaatacaaaaattgaaatatcttttaaatttaactcaattgagttgttacttgacaaaaatcgaatataactcattcaaattgaagaaactataaatttaactttcatacgtgtgaaaaaagaaaaaagagaggatAAGTAAAGAATGGTAGATATTGTAACAaaataagaatttgaaatagtaatattGTAGTTAATTGTAGGTCATAATAGTCGAAAATActaattattataaatgtaGCCTCAAACATGAGGTGGACCACCATAACCTACTTTAGAAGTTGTttcaaagagaagaaaatatatGATAATGTTGAATTTTGTAAAGCAAGAATCAAAGGAGTGGAAAGGAAGTAAAGTGAAGAGTAGCTATCTTGAGATACAAGACAAAGCAATATCAGAGAATATTAAATGTGTTAAGGGTTGTCTGTTGATTGTTCCCTCATGGGGGCGTTTGACTCATTAAGTTGGAAGTTTAGGTCCAGTTGATTTTTAAGAACACAAATTCAGGACGTTTTAATTTAACTGTATTTTCAAGGGAAATTGCCGTTTTCCACCTACAAAACttttcaacttaaaaaaaaaaaaaaattaactttttctaacttccttctttctttctttctttctttctttctttctttctttctttcttttcttttctttctttcttttttttttttatttttattttaaacggAAGATTCACATGgtaaaaataccattttgacCTTTATTGGAATGTTTTCCATTTTAGCTTACACTTGAATTTTAGatcttacaaaaaaaatttccgTTAGAATTTCTTATAAggattaatatattttttttttgttaaaaaaagttCTTACGtgaattatttttatgaattaaaattttgaggAAATTCCATAAATTTCAATTCTTACAGAAAATTTGTGTAtttgttcttaaaaaaatacatcCTCTTAGAAAAATttcctaatttcaatttaaaataactAACATAGACTTGCTGGAAAAAGTTGGAATTGAAATTGgtcaaaaaagaattaaattaaaacgtCCGGGAATTGAAAttcgttaattttttttttttttaaggtggAATTGGTCTAGCttaagtttaattatttaatttcagaAATACTTACTAGGAAGGAAATGTAaagttttttaatattttatttatattataaataataaaaataaaaaacccacAGTCCAATTTTCCGGTAAGTCAGTGAACTTACCGGAAAATTAAACTTCTTGATAAGTCACTTACCAAGAagagtagttttttttttaataaatattatatatataatatattgtaatAACCCAACTCTCTAGGACCTATATTAGACCGTTACTACATGTATGCATGCATTTCAAATCGACACCTTTTCTTGATTTGGTAAAAACCAACTAAATACtatgaaataaataactttattaaaagtaaataaCTGAAAAGTCATTTAACAGGGTACCCTTAAAACCATAAatcaaaactagaaaattctcataaaaagtttaaaagcaCAAATAccaaaacttcaagttcaaacatcaagactagaaattttaaaaaatataaatcctGAAAGCATGAGCGAAAGCATTGACTgatcccagtggctcgatcacgaactccGCTTGTCATTCGTCGGCAAGTTCTTACCCTTAtctgaaaaataaacatgagaaagaatgagtataaaatactcagtaagtaaccctactATCGGGGTCAAGCCAAGCATTTATGAACTGAACATCCTGAGTTGATGGGACCTAATTTGAAGTGCTAAAGTTGTACATGGATTGTCAACTGAGTGAACAATTTAACCCGCCCTACCGTAGGTGAGATGTACTCATATTGGTTGGTAAACCCGAAAGAACACATAACTAGTGGACCCGAAGGTGCACATAAACTAGTGGACCCAAAAGCATACGTATCTAGTGGATTTGAAGGCGTACATAAACTAGTGGACTCAAAGGCGCACATAATCTGGTGAACCTGAAGGCGCACATAACTAAATCTAGGTGTACATAGCTACTGGTAGGAGGGCAATTGTCATTAATTTGGTCTTTCAAGAAACATGCAATAAAATGGTCCCCTATCATGAAATCATAACATaacataaattcatgaattcATAGCATAATATTTCATAAACTCATAGCATGCATAACTAAATTATTCCTTTCAGTTTCAACAATAAAGATATATCTTTTCTGAAACTATTGGACAAAACCAAGAATAatagtttaaatttattttgcctaGCACAAAGGCAGCTTCAGCAATATGTAGAATAACTTTCTTAATATAGGCCCATACTCAACTATCCTTTCAATATATCTCATAAACTCAAATTCATGCTCATACTTATAGCGTATTTCGAACATATCTATCACGTGCTTATATATCCTTTCTAGTCAGTTCATAAAATCTCATAACCAACAAAATTATCCTTAAACCTAATGCTCGATATGAAGgcggttccagtagtaagaatacttacctcaaaattaaatccaaaaaacCCAAGCAAGCTTATCTTCTCCTTTCCAAGCAACACCTAAAATAATAAatccaatatttaaattaatcttttGGGTCTAActccaattaaacaatttattcAAAGGTCTCCCGATGGGATTCGAATCCCGAGTGGAAGCATGTGAACACCTTGCATCCcgcaaattaatttttacataaacaaaatcagtgtactaaaacagaatatgtgTAGAATAAACATGtgaaatagcatgctttagagaaaggaaagaacCATTCTCACCTTTATAGATTCCCAAGCTTCTAAAATGATCCTCTTGATATTCCAACGAACGACTCCTACAACGATCTTGAACACGAATGTCTCCTTGAACAATCTTGAACACGACCacgagaataaccttgttattctcaagaaTTCCAATAGAATGATAGGTGACATCTAACTATTGGAAGAGGGTGAGGAGCAAAAACCTTTgggagagtagagagaatttcTTTTTAtggtttaggaaaaaaattgCACAATAAATGTTTTCTCCAAAAGGGCCATAAGGaagactttatatagagaagggtcaacccccttctccaagtctttttccaatttttccttgtgcacaattaattaaataacacttatttaattaattaacacattaattaaataaatatttatacattaaatccaatttaacatatatgtatttaattatcataatatCGTATGTCTACGTGTAACatctctctatttattaattaatttttgtgaatctaattcacttgaattaattatttgaatctcattgaAATATTTCTttccaacttaatttaaattatatatcacatccataatcaattacatattaaacatattaatatacaatttcctcaaattgatttaaacaattcaaatcattcctctatAATATCCTTTAATGGGTTAACAAAGGGActtggtggacctgtagatcagaagctccaacggtatgagattaattggctaaactccttatccaagttaatcaatattcgttaactgtgggtacactctactaaagaccaatagttgcactcttctcactacagataatatttctatgtccacgaatatagaccaataacatcaagttagtccttcacgagtgttcgtaacttcaactggatcaaattactgtcttacccttgggttacctctgactccttaagtaccagtgctcctttaatgaacaacctatttgtggtccaaccaataaacaaatatccctttagggccaatgagagggtaagatCCTTTGTTCCTGTCCAAGAGACACCATTTAaaagaacactcatctacttactctaaagacgggaatgagtgaatttcatcttgtattattatatcCTCAGCTctccactcggtcttgtccctaaaatgataggcttattgaatcaACGAACTGGTCACTCTCTCCTATACAAATCAAGGACAATCCCTCTTtgaacatgagttcataatatactctgGATCAAGACTAAGTTGtctaggtcatcctagtgaaatagaaacctaattaGTCAATGGTATTACatttagtggttactatttcgtggtttggtcttatgcaaactcattacataggatacctctacttgcatgtcacctacatgaacacgttggatcattgtgtttgtatcaaatacaaagtgggtcgtatccatagtgttaccaagataaggtacccagtcttatcctgatactatagactctttaggttgtatcttgaacattgatccgtGTATGTCTCAATATACAGTTT
The nucleotide sequence above comes from Benincasa hispida cultivar B227 chromosome 3, ASM972705v1, whole genome shotgun sequence. Encoded proteins:
- the LOC120074622 gene encoding uncharacterized protein LOC120074622, with the protein product MSPIILLEFLRITRLFSWSCSRLFKETFVFKIVVGVVRWNIKRIILEAWESIKVLLGKEKISLLGFFGFNFEIRVRTCRRMTSGVRDRATGISQCFRSCFQDLYFLKFLVLMFELEVLVFVLLNFL